Proteins from one Verrucomicrobiota bacterium genomic window:
- a CDS encoding glycosyltransferase family 2 protein produces MKLSFCLITKNEEANLPRCLTSVAPLADEIIVLDTDSTDRTVQIAREYGASVFVEEWKGYGAQKNSAAQKASHPWVFSIDADEEISPALAGQITQWKKREDQNPTDAWEICRCVFYEGKWIRHGDWYPDWVVRIFHREHSHFTEVKVHESVTVPGQKCKLPGDLYHYTYKDYADQLERIDKYAHLWAGEKARQGKSSSPLAPHLHSLSRFLRGYIIKGGFRDGKLGAQIALANAHEVFLKYKLLQEKTRHP; encoded by the coding sequence ATGAAGCTATCTTTCTGCCTGATCACAAAAAACGAAGAGGCGAACCTTCCGCGTTGCCTAACCAGCGTCGCACCTTTGGCCGACGAAATCATCGTCCTAGACACAGATAGCACCGACCGCACGGTGCAAATTGCGCGGGAGTACGGGGCCAGTGTTTTTGTCGAGGAATGGAAAGGGTACGGGGCGCAGAAGAATTCCGCCGCCCAGAAAGCCTCTCACCCCTGGGTATTCTCAATCGATGCTGACGAGGAAATCTCCCCCGCTCTCGCTGGGCAAATTACCCAATGGAAAAAGCGGGAGGATCAAAACCCCACCGATGCATGGGAAATATGCCGTTGCGTCTTTTACGAGGGGAAATGGATCCGTCACGGGGACTGGTATCCTGACTGGGTCGTACGCATCTTCCACCGGGAGCACAGCCATTTCACCGAGGTCAAAGTCCACGAGAGCGTCACTGTCCCCGGCCAAAAGTGCAAATTGCCCGGCGACCTTTATCACTACACTTATAAGGATTATGCTGACCAACTCGAGCGCATCGACAAATATGCACACCTCTGGGCCGGAGAAAAAGCCCGCCAAGGAAAATCCAGCTCACCCCTCGCCCCACACTTGCATTCATTGAGCCGTTTCCTACGGGGCTACATCATCAAAGGCGGATTCCGCGACGGAAAGCTCGGGGCGCAAATCGCACTGGCCAACGCACATGAAGTCTTCTTGAAATACAAACTCCTCCAAGAAAAAACACGGCATCCATGA
- the murJ gene encoding murein biosynthesis integral membrane protein MurJ yields the protein MSKHQTAKSASIIGIFVMISRVLGLLRETLFAYFFGAGALASVFINAFRIPNLLRDLFAEGALSTAFVTTFSKVAHQKGDKEAFRLASLVLNALAIILGLIVILGIIFSPQIVQLIASGFSPENKELMTVLLQIMFPFILLVSFAAVWMGILNAKNKFAVPASASSFFNLGSIVGGFSLAWLMDPTWGPRAVIGMSLGVMIGGLLQWLVQAPTLWKLGYRYRFILDWKDPGLRQICLLMGPAVIATAAVQVNVLVNTIFANFISESAASRLYYAFRFLQLPIGVFGVAIGTAMLPGLSRAAADKNDLEFKDILNHSLKLVLFLCIPATAGLIYLGDAIIGTIYQIGGKFNAADTSDVTRVLQAYSIGLVAYSAIKILTPAFYAMGSSVKPSLVSLGAIMVNLVLNYIITIKLGLGEAGLALVTACVVIINSILLIILLSKQVHGWDKKPIFISGAKIITATLLMSVAGGGIHHLWHVHLGIHTWILRFGDLCTSGAVSLIVYLIACKLLKVHELGEFTQLILRRRNRGKSGGGQTPA from the coding sequence ATGAGTAAACACCAGACAGCGAAATCAGCGAGTATCATCGGTATCTTTGTGATGATCAGCCGGGTCTTGGGGCTCTTGAGAGAAACCTTATTCGCCTATTTTTTCGGGGCCGGTGCCTTGGCCTCGGTTTTTATCAATGCCTTCCGCATTCCCAACCTCCTCCGTGACCTTTTTGCCGAAGGCGCCCTTTCCACCGCCTTTGTCACGACATTTTCAAAGGTCGCCCATCAGAAGGGTGATAAGGAAGCATTTCGCCTCGCCAGCTTGGTGCTAAATGCCTTGGCGATCATCCTGGGACTGATTGTTATTCTGGGGATTATTTTTTCACCGCAAATTGTCCAGTTAATCGCCTCGGGATTCTCCCCCGAGAATAAAGAACTCATGACGGTACTCCTCCAGATCATGTTCCCCTTTATCCTCCTAGTTTCATTCGCCGCCGTCTGGATGGGTATCTTGAATGCTAAAAATAAATTTGCTGTCCCGGCCTCTGCCTCATCCTTTTTTAATCTGGGATCGATCGTAGGGGGATTCAGCCTGGCTTGGCTCATGGACCCGACATGGGGACCCCGGGCGGTTATCGGAATGTCACTGGGTGTCATGATCGGGGGATTACTCCAGTGGTTAGTCCAAGCACCCACCCTCTGGAAACTCGGATACCGTTACCGTTTTATCCTCGACTGGAAAGACCCTGGGCTGCGCCAGATCTGTCTCCTCATGGGGCCCGCCGTGATCGCGACGGCAGCGGTACAGGTAAATGTGCTCGTGAATACCATTTTTGCGAATTTCATCAGTGAATCCGCTGCCAGTCGTTTGTATTATGCTTTCCGTTTCCTCCAGCTGCCCATCGGCGTCTTTGGTGTCGCCATCGGTACAGCCATGCTCCCGGGCCTTTCCCGGGCGGCTGCGGATAAAAATGACCTGGAGTTCAAAGATATTCTGAATCATTCCCTAAAACTGGTTCTTTTCCTATGTATCCCTGCTACAGCCGGACTCATCTATCTCGGGGATGCGATCATCGGGACCATTTATCAAATCGGCGGGAAATTTAATGCCGCCGACACATCGGATGTGACACGGGTGCTCCAGGCTTACTCCATCGGGTTAGTCGCCTATTCGGCCATTAAAATCCTGACCCCAGCCTTTTATGCCATGGGTTCATCGGTCAAGCCATCCCTCGTCAGTCTCGGTGCCATCATGGTGAATCTTGTTTTGAATTATATCATCACGATCAAACTCGGCCTCGGCGAAGCCGGCCTAGCACTCGTCACCGCCTGTGTGGTCATTATCAATTCCATTCTACTCATCATCTTATTATCCAAACAAGTACACGGCTGGGATAAAAAACCGATTTTTATCTCGGGGGCTAAAATCATCACCGCCACACTTTTAATGTCCGTGGCCGGCGGCGGCATTCATCATCTCTGGCATGTCCATCTGGGGATCCATACTTGGATTTTACGTTTTGGCGACCTTTGCACCAGTGGTGCTGTGAGTTTGATTGTTTACCTGATTGCTTGTAAGTTACTCAAAGTCCATGAACTCGGAGAATTCACCCAACTCATCCTCAGACGTCGTAACCGCGGAAAAAGCGGTGGCGGACAGACTCCGGCGTAA